From a single Serratia surfactantfaciens genomic region:
- a CDS encoding YheV family putative zinc ribbon protein: MSATRKRFIAGAVCPSCSAMDTLAVWREDQVEVVECVKCGHHQRQTEQQVEKHVRPQEQVIGIFQPK; encoded by the coding sequence ATGTCTGCAACACGTAAGAGATTTATCGCCGGGGCGGTGTGCCCGAGCTGTAGCGCCATGGATACGCTGGCGGTGTGGCGGGAGGATCAGGTGGAAGTGGTGGAGTGCGTCAAGTGCGGCCATCATCAGCGCCAGACCGAACAACAGGTAGAAAAACACGTTCGCCCGCAAGAGCAGGTGATCGGCATTTTCCAGCCGAAGTAG